Proteins encoded in a region of the Frondihabitans sp. 762G35 genome:
- a CDS encoding CCA tRNA nucleotidyltransferase, with product MDTVASAVARLDRLAATPRVSKLALAFQAAGHELALVGGPVRDAFLGRPVNDLDFTTSATPDEILEVVVPIADSHWEVGRAFGTIAARVDRETVEITTYRSDVYDGETRKPVVEFGDTLEGDLVRRDFTVNSMALRLPEKVLVDPRGGVEHLLAGVLDTPGLAVDSFRDDPLRMMRAARFTAQLGFTVSDAVREAMTERASTLGIVSVERVNDELSKLLKTSDPVPGIRLLVETGIAELVLPELPAMILEKDEHHHHKDVYEHSLTVLRQAIDYEAERHPGEAPDLILRLAALLHDCGKPATRRLEPGGVVTFHHHDVVGAKLAKKRLKALRFDNDTIASVYRLIELHLRFFGYTEGAWTDSAVRRYVRDAGDQLERLHMLTRADVTTRNRRKADRLGFAYDDLEERIATLREQEQLDSLRPDLDGVQIQSVLGIGPSREVGEAYRFLLELRTEEGPLGEEEATRRLLDWWSSR from the coding sequence ATGGATACCGTCGCTTCGGCCGTCGCGCGGCTCGACCGGCTGGCGGCCACTCCCCGCGTCTCGAAGCTCGCTCTCGCCTTCCAGGCGGCGGGTCACGAGCTCGCCCTCGTCGGCGGCCCGGTCCGCGACGCGTTCCTCGGTCGGCCCGTCAACGACCTCGACTTCACCACGAGCGCCACTCCCGATGAGATCCTGGAAGTGGTCGTGCCGATCGCCGACTCGCACTGGGAGGTCGGCCGCGCCTTCGGCACCATCGCCGCGCGCGTCGACCGCGAGACCGTCGAGATCACCACCTACCGCAGCGACGTCTACGACGGCGAGACCCGCAAGCCCGTCGTCGAGTTCGGCGACACCCTGGAGGGCGACCTCGTCCGCCGCGACTTCACGGTCAACTCCATGGCGCTCCGCCTGCCCGAGAAGGTCCTGGTCGATCCTCGCGGCGGTGTCGAGCACCTCCTGGCCGGCGTCCTCGACACGCCGGGCCTCGCCGTCGACTCCTTCCGCGACGATCCCCTCCGCATGATGAGGGCCGCCCGGTTCACCGCCCAGCTCGGGTTCACGGTGTCCGACGCGGTCCGAGAGGCGATGACGGAGCGCGCGTCGACGCTCGGGATCGTCAGCGTCGAACGGGTGAACGACGAGCTGTCCAAGCTCCTGAAGACGAGCGACCCCGTCCCGGGCATCCGGCTGCTCGTCGAGACCGGTATCGCCGAGCTCGTGCTGCCGGAGCTGCCGGCGATGATCCTGGAGAAGGACGAGCACCACCACCACAAGGACGTCTACGAGCACAGCCTGACCGTGCTCCGCCAGGCGATCGACTACGAGGCCGAGCGGCACCCCGGGGAGGCGCCCGACCTGATCCTGCGGCTCGCCGCCCTCCTCCACGACTGCGGAAAGCCCGCCACACGGCGGCTGGAACCGGGTGGTGTGGTTACTTTCCACCACCACGACGTGGTCGGCGCCAAGCTCGCGAAGAAGCGCCTCAAGGCGCTGCGCTTCGACAACGACACGATCGCGTCGGTCTACCGGCTGATCGAGCTGCACCTGAGGTTCTTCGGCTACACCGAGGGTGCCTGGACCGACTCCGCCGTCCGCCGCTACGTGCGCGACGCCGGCGACCAGCTCGAACGCCTCCACATGCTCACGCGCGCCGACGTCACGACGCGCAACCGCCGCAAGGCCGACCGCCTGGGCTTCGCCTACGACGACCTCGAGGAGCGCATCGCGACCCTCCGGGAGCAGGAGCAGCTCGACTCCCTCCGACCCGACCTCGACGGAGTGCAGATCCAGAGCGTCCTCGGCATCGGACCGTCGCGCGAGGTCGGGGAGGCGTACCGCTTCCTGCTGGAGCTGCGCACGGAGGAGGGCCCGCTCGGCGAGGAGGAGGCCACCCGTCGCCTCCTGGACTGGTGGTCCTCCCGCTGA
- a CDS encoding DUF6049 family protein: protein MRILPAFAVSALAAVALVAGMPGAAATAATATPSPSSSSGSTSSTTAADAVTVSLAPANNGVVAEGADLTTTVTIRNGTDTALDAGVVRLYLDRQTFSSRSQLEAWFARPDDTTTDALGAFMITTEVPAIRAGATSTPISVTIPSSSLQLNGSDWGAKAFGARYSVAGSPLTEQHSSVVYYPNDSFQATRLGVAVPLTVPESTSGLVSSEALASYTSRNGILTQELEAVRGKHVAIGIDPMILASIRILGNVAPPSALAWLNRLERVPNETFALAYGDSDLSALRQAGATRIPTPVDFSDAIATQLKAEPDSYTPVTPTIGPSGGATAGAPGATSPTRSATPAATPAPTGSPATTVPTTESLLAFPYTIQSVAWPLDDTVSSADLPVFASSGVKTTILSSDNVKSTDGATENASVRIGSQAALVSDDTLSDLLREASTAGTPDEWKSDVAELSAQLATLSHERPSDARTLFATVPRNWATTGSRLDDTLTELAKLPWASSATMRQAVATSPTTTTLSSKKASASRVELLRPLVSSDSDLTRFATALSQPQVVTSRERLRMLALSSTSWSDNGDGLRTEIAKFQASVAKTVTQVRVVRGSDINVLGDRSSLPVMVQNDTASSAVIYLRVVPSNYNLNIEKSVISITVQPKSQQRITVPVQSVANGKVNLTLSLTSRTGEAISSPSQVAINVRAGWETAITLIFGVAVVIIFGGGIYRSLRRRQRSRRAAAGESDSDGGAATGSGGTSSEVAS, encoded by the coding sequence ATGAGAATCCTTCCCGCGTTCGCCGTCTCCGCCCTGGCCGCCGTCGCCCTCGTCGCCGGCATGCCGGGCGCGGCCGCGACCGCCGCGACCGCCACGCCGTCGCCGAGCTCCTCGTCCGGCTCGACCTCGTCGACGACCGCCGCCGACGCGGTCACCGTCTCGCTCGCTCCGGCGAACAACGGCGTCGTCGCCGAGGGCGCCGACCTCACCACGACGGTCACGATCCGGAACGGCACCGACACGGCCCTCGACGCCGGAGTCGTGCGCCTCTACCTCGACCGCCAGACCTTCTCCAGCCGGTCGCAGCTCGAGGCCTGGTTCGCCCGCCCCGACGACACGACGACCGACGCCCTCGGAGCGTTCATGATCACCACCGAGGTCCCCGCCATCCGGGCCGGCGCCACGAGCACGCCGATCTCCGTCACGATTCCGTCGTCGAGCCTCCAGCTGAACGGCAGCGACTGGGGCGCCAAGGCCTTCGGCGCCCGCTACAGCGTCGCCGGCTCGCCTCTCACGGAGCAGCACTCGAGCGTCGTCTACTACCCGAACGACAGCTTCCAGGCCACGCGCCTCGGCGTCGCCGTGCCCCTCACCGTCCCCGAGAGCACGAGCGGACTCGTCTCGAGCGAGGCGCTCGCCTCCTACACGTCGCGCAACGGCATCCTGACGCAGGAGCTCGAGGCCGTCCGCGGCAAACATGTCGCCATCGGCATAGACCCGATGATCCTCGCCTCCATCCGCATCCTCGGCAACGTGGCGCCGCCCTCGGCCCTCGCGTGGCTGAACCGGCTGGAGCGCGTTCCGAACGAGACCTTCGCCCTGGCGTACGGCGACTCCGACCTCTCGGCGCTGCGCCAGGCGGGAGCCACGCGCATCCCGACCCCGGTCGACTTCTCCGACGCCATCGCCACCCAGCTGAAGGCGGAGCCGGACTCCTACACGCCCGTCACGCCGACGATCGGGCCGAGCGGCGGGGCGACCGCAGGAGCCCCGGGGGCGACCTCCCCGACCCGCTCCGCGACTCCTGCGGCGACTCCCGCACCCACGGGCTCGCCCGCCACGACGGTCCCGACGACCGAGTCGCTCCTGGCGTTCCCGTACACGATCCAGTCCGTCGCCTGGCCTCTCGACGACACGGTGAGCAGCGCCGACCTCCCGGTGTTCGCCTCGAGCGGCGTGAAGACGACGATCCTCTCGAGCGACAACGTGAAGAGCACCGACGGCGCCACCGAGAACGCCTCCGTGCGCATCGGGTCGCAGGCGGCGCTCGTCTCGGACGACACCCTCTCCGACCTGCTCCGCGAGGCCTCCACCGCCGGCACGCCCGACGAGTGGAAGAGCGACGTCGCGGAGCTCTCCGCCCAGCTCGCCACGCTCAGCCACGAGCGTCCCAGCGACGCTCGGACCCTGTTCGCCACCGTGCCGCGCAACTGGGCGACCACGGGCTCCCGCCTCGACGACACGCTCACCGAGCTGGCGAAGCTCCCCTGGGCGTCGAGCGCGACGATGCGGCAGGCCGTGGCCACGAGCCCCACCACGACGACGCTGTCGTCCAAGAAGGCGTCGGCGTCGCGGGTCGAGCTCCTGCGCCCCCTGGTCTCGTCCGACTCCGACCTGACGCGCTTCGCCACGGCGCTCTCCCAGCCGCAGGTCGTCACCAGCCGCGAGAGGCTGCGGATGCTCGCCCTCTCGTCGACGTCGTGGTCCGACAACGGCGACGGGCTCCGCACCGAGATCGCGAAGTTCCAGGCGTCGGTCGCGAAGACCGTCACGCAGGTGCGGGTGGTGCGGGGGAGCGACATCAACGTGCTGGGCGACCGCTCGTCGCTTCCCGTCATGGTGCAGAACGACACCGCCTCCTCGGCCGTCATCTACCTCCGCGTCGTGCCGTCGAACTACAACCTCAACATCGAGAAGAGCGTCATCTCGATCACCGTGCAGCCCAAGTCGCAGCAGCGCATCACCGTGCCGGTGCAGTCCGTGGCCAACGGCAAGGTGAATCTCACGCTGAGCCTGACCAGCAGGACCGGCGAGGCGATCTCCAGCCCTTCGCAGGTCGCGATCAACGTGCGCGCCGGCTGGGAGACCGCGATCACGCTGATCTTCGGCGTGGCCGTGGTGATCATCTTCGGCGGCGGCATCTACCGGAGCCTCCGCCGCCGGCAGCGCTCGCGCAGGGCCGCGGCGGGGGAGAGCGACAGCGACGGCGGCGCGGCGACCGGATCCGGCGGAACCTCGTCGGAGGTCGCGTCG
- a CDS encoding single-stranded DNA-binding protein yields the protein MAGETVITVVGNLTSDPELRYTQNGLAVANFTIASTPRTFDRASNEWKDGEALFLRASVWREFAEHVAASLTKGSRVMAQGRLKQRSYETKEGEKRTSMELEIDEIGPSLRYATAQVTRASSSRDGGAAGSFGGNRGSAPVGPGAGQGSGNGGGQAEEPWGQPASTGGNTSSGDVWNTPGGGTYNDETPF from the coding sequence GTGGCCGGCGAAACCGTCATCACCGTCGTGGGCAACCTGACCAGCGACCCGGAGCTGCGCTACACGCAGAACGGTCTCGCGGTCGCGAACTTCACGATCGCGTCGACCCCCCGCACGTTCGACCGCGCGTCGAACGAGTGGAAGGACGGCGAGGCGCTCTTCCTGCGTGCCAGTGTGTGGCGCGAGTTCGCCGAGCACGTCGCCGCCTCGCTGACGAAGGGCTCCCGCGTCATGGCGCAGGGTCGCCTGAAGCAGCGCTCCTACGAGACCAAAGAGGGCGAGAAGCGCACCTCGATGGAGCTCGAGATCGACGAGATCGGCCCCTCGCTCCGCTACGCCACCGCGCAGGTCACCCGCGCCTCCTCGTCTCGCGACGGTGGGGCGGCCGGATCCTTCGGCGGCAACCGCGGGTCGGCTCCTGTCGGCCCCGGTGCCGGTCAGGGCAGCGGCAACGGCGGCGGTCAGGCCGAGGAGCCGTGGGGTCAGCCCGCGTCGACCGGGGGCAACACGTCCTCCGGTGACGTCTGGAACACCCCGGGCGGCGGAACCTACAACGACGAGACCCCCTTCTAG
- the rpsF gene encoding 30S ribosomal protein S6 has protein sequence MHQYELMVILDPEIDERTVAPSLDKFLNVIRNDGGTVDNVDIWGRRRLAYEIAKKSEGIYAVVNLTATPAATVELDRQLGLSEAVLRTKVLRAEEGIEMVAKAKKLADEKAARKAAAPAKAPAAAPAAAPAATSAE, from the coding sequence ATGCATCAGTACGAATTGATGGTGATCCTTGACCCCGAGATCGATGAGCGCACCGTCGCTCCGAGCTTGGACAAGTTCCTCAACGTCATCCGCAACGATGGCGGCACCGTCGACAACGTCGACATCTGGGGCCGCCGCCGCCTCGCCTACGAGATCGCGAAGAAGAGCGAGGGCATCTACGCCGTCGTCAACCTGACCGCGACCCCCGCCGCGACCGTCGAGCTCGACCGCCAGCTGGGCCTCTCCGAGGCCGTGCTGCGCACGAAGGTCCTGCGCGCCGAAGAGGGCATCGAGATGGTCGCCAAGGCCAAGAAGCTCGCCGACGAGAAGGCCGCCCGCAAGGCCGCCGCTCCCGCCAAGGCGCCCGCCGCCGCTCCTGCCGCCGCTCCCGCAGCGACGAGCGCGGAGTAG